In Erigeron canadensis isolate Cc75 chromosome 7, C_canadensis_v1, whole genome shotgun sequence, one DNA window encodes the following:
- the LOC122609108 gene encoding uncharacterized protein LOC122609108 yields the protein MAPFKALCGRKCRLPLAWAEIGESQLIGPEIVVQMTKVISQIKEKFRVAWERKLKYANVIRRPLKFEVGDFVLLKVSPWKGIVRFVKRGNLEPRYIGPFKILERISPVAYRLELPQDLSEFHNVIHVCTLRKCLADPTLNVPLEEIRVDKTLKFVEEPIEILDRQTKKLKNIWYTIVKVIWQARRRPEFTWEREDSMKAKYPHLFSD from the coding sequence ATGGCGCCGTTTAAAGCCTTGTGTGGGAGAAAGTGTAGATTACCACTTGCTTGGGCGGAGATTGGTGAAAGCCAACTTATTGGACCCGAGATTGTTGTTCAGATGACAAAAGTGATATCACAAATCAAGGAAAAGTTCAGAGTGGCCTGGGAACGAAAATTGAAATATGCTAACGTAATACGAAGACCCCTCAAGTTTGAGGTGGgtgattttgttttgttgaaggTCTCCCCGTGGAAGGGAATAGTTCGCTTTGTGAAACGTGGCAACTTGGAGCCTAGGTATATTGGCCCATTTAAGATCTTGGAGCGTATCAGCCCGGTAGCTTATCGTTTGGAACTTCCTCAAGACTTGAGTGAATTTCATAATGTAATTCATGTTTGTACTCTTAGGAAGTGTTTGGCGGATCCAACACTTAATGTGCCCCTCGAGGAAATTCGGGTAGATAAAACGTTGAAATTTGTAGAAGAACCGATAGAGATACTCGACCGACAAACTAAAAAGTTAAAGAATATCTGGTACACGATAGTCAAGGTGATATGGCAAGCTAGGCGCAGACCCGAGTTCACATGGGAACGTGAAGATTCCATGAAAGCCAAGTATCCTCATTTGTTTAGTGATTAG
- the LOC122608302 gene encoding 7-deoxyloganetin glucosyltransferase-like isoform X1, translating to MEMMQKPHAVCIPFPAQGHINPMLKFAKILHSKGFHITFVNTEFNHQRLIKSQGSDILNRLPSFQFDTIPDGLPPPENFDVTQDISSLFKSLPENCLEPFKKLLMKLNGSKTSPRVSCIVSDGSMSFTLDAADELGIPDVLFWTPSACGFLAYAHYITLKEKGYIPLKDSADFTNGYLDTIVDCIPSMKGMGLKDMPTFVRTTDPDDMKINYVIRETARSKKASAIILNTFEELEHDVLKELSLIYPPIYTIGPLHTLSDTTENKNLEFLSTSLWKEDTKCLDWLNSKEPNSVVYVNFGSITVMTPQQLVEFSFGLANSDQTFLWVIRPDLVSGDSKLFPKEFLEATNTRGLIVSWCPQEKVLNHPSIGAFLTHCGWNSTLESIASGVPMICWPFFAEQQTNCWYICNKWGIGLEIYNNVDRKQVMNHVKTLMVEEKGKEMREMARIWKKKAESSSSWLNIDSLVNQVLLRS from the exons ATGGAAATGATGCAGAAACCTCATGCTGTATGCATTCCCTTTCCAGCACAAGGTCACATAAATCCCATGTTAAAATTTGCCAAAATCCTTCATTCTAAAGGCTTCCACATCACCTTTGTCAACACCGAATTTAACCACCAGCGCCTTATTAAGTCTCAAGGCTCGGATATCCTAAACCGCCTCCCATCTTTTCAGTTTGACACAATTCCTGATGGCCTTCCGCCACCCGAAAACTTTGATGTCACCCAAGACATCTCATCTTTGTTCAAGTCCCTCCCTGAAAACTGTTTGGAACCATTTAAGAAACTTTTGATGAAACTTAACGGTTCTAAAACAAGCCCTCGTGTGAGCTGTATTGTTTCAGATGGTTCAATGAGCTTCACACTTGATGCTGCAGATGAACTGGGTATCCCTGATGTTCTGTTTTGGACACCTAGTGCTTGCGGTTTCTTGGCTTATGCACACTATATTACTCTCAAGGAGAAAGGATATATTCCACTAAAAG ATTCTGCAGACTTCACCAATGGCTACTTAGATACAATCGTTGATTGCATACCTAGTATGAAAGGCATGGGCCTGAAAGACATGCCAACTTTCGTGAGAACTACAGATCCAGACGACATGAAAATAAACTATGTTATCCGGGAAACTGCTAGATCCAAAAAAGCTTCAGCCATAATACTCAACACCTTTGAGGAGCTGGAGCATGATGTTCTAAAAGAATTGTCTTTGATTTATCCTCCCATTTATACAATTGGACCACTGCATACACTCTCAGACACAACAGAGAACAAGAATTTAGAGTTTTTGAGTACGAGTCTTTGGAAAGAAGACACCAAATGCCTAGATTGGCTTAATTCCAAGGAACCGAATTCAGTTGTGTATGTGAATTTTGGGAGCATAACTGTGATGACACCTCAACAACTAGTCGAGTTTTCATTTGGACTTGCTAATAGTGACCAAACCTTTTTATGGGTTATTCGACCAGACTTGGTTTCCGGAGACTCAAAGTTGTTTCCAAAAGAGTTCTTAGAAGCAACAAACACGAGAGGGTTGATCGTAAGTTGGTGCCCCCAAGAAAAAGTACTAAATCACCCATCAATTGGAGCGTTTCTGACACATTGTGGGTGGAACTCGACTTTAGAGAGTATAGCTAGTGGTGTTCCAATGATTTGTTGGCCCTTTTTTGCAGAACAACAAACGAATTGTTGGTATATTTGTAACAAATGGGGCATCGGATTGGAGATCTACAACAATGTGGATAGAAAACAGGTTATGAATCATGTTAAAACTTTAATGGTGGAGGAAAAAGGCAAGGAGATGAGAGAAATGGCCAGGATTTGGAAGAAAAAAGCCGAATCCTCGTCGTCTTGGTTGAATATAGACAGCTTGGTCAACCAAGTTCTGCTTCGCTCTTAA
- the LOC122608302 gene encoding 7-deoxyloganetin glucosyltransferase-like isoform X2 has protein sequence MEMMQKPHAVCIPFPAQGHINPMLKFAKILHSKGFHITFVNTEFNHQRLIKSQGSDILNRLPSFQFDTIPDGLPPPENFDVTQDISSLFKSLPENCLEPFKKLLMKLNGSKTSPRVSCIVSDGSMSFTLDAADELGIPDVLFWTPSACGFLAYAHYITLKEKGYIPLKDFTNGYLDTIVDCIPSMKGMGLKDMPTFVRTTDPDDMKINYVIRETARSKKASAIILNTFEELEHDVLKELSLIYPPIYTIGPLHTLSDTTENKNLEFLSTSLWKEDTKCLDWLNSKEPNSVVYVNFGSITVMTPQQLVEFSFGLANSDQTFLWVIRPDLVSGDSKLFPKEFLEATNTRGLIVSWCPQEKVLNHPSIGAFLTHCGWNSTLESIASGVPMICWPFFAEQQTNCWYICNKWGIGLEIYNNVDRKQVMNHVKTLMVEEKGKEMREMARIWKKKAESSSSWLNIDSLVNQVLLRS, from the exons ATGGAAATGATGCAGAAACCTCATGCTGTATGCATTCCCTTTCCAGCACAAGGTCACATAAATCCCATGTTAAAATTTGCCAAAATCCTTCATTCTAAAGGCTTCCACATCACCTTTGTCAACACCGAATTTAACCACCAGCGCCTTATTAAGTCTCAAGGCTCGGATATCCTAAACCGCCTCCCATCTTTTCAGTTTGACACAATTCCTGATGGCCTTCCGCCACCCGAAAACTTTGATGTCACCCAAGACATCTCATCTTTGTTCAAGTCCCTCCCTGAAAACTGTTTGGAACCATTTAAGAAACTTTTGATGAAACTTAACGGTTCTAAAACAAGCCCTCGTGTGAGCTGTATTGTTTCAGATGGTTCAATGAGCTTCACACTTGATGCTGCAGATGAACTGGGTATCCCTGATGTTCTGTTTTGGACACCTAGTGCTTGCGGTTTCTTGGCTTATGCACACTATATTACTCTCAAGGAGAAAGGATATATTCCACTAAAAG ACTTCACCAATGGCTACTTAGATACAATCGTTGATTGCATACCTAGTATGAAAGGCATGGGCCTGAAAGACATGCCAACTTTCGTGAGAACTACAGATCCAGACGACATGAAAATAAACTATGTTATCCGGGAAACTGCTAGATCCAAAAAAGCTTCAGCCATAATACTCAACACCTTTGAGGAGCTGGAGCATGATGTTCTAAAAGAATTGTCTTTGATTTATCCTCCCATTTATACAATTGGACCACTGCATACACTCTCAGACACAACAGAGAACAAGAATTTAGAGTTTTTGAGTACGAGTCTTTGGAAAGAAGACACCAAATGCCTAGATTGGCTTAATTCCAAGGAACCGAATTCAGTTGTGTATGTGAATTTTGGGAGCATAACTGTGATGACACCTCAACAACTAGTCGAGTTTTCATTTGGACTTGCTAATAGTGACCAAACCTTTTTATGGGTTATTCGACCAGACTTGGTTTCCGGAGACTCAAAGTTGTTTCCAAAAGAGTTCTTAGAAGCAACAAACACGAGAGGGTTGATCGTAAGTTGGTGCCCCCAAGAAAAAGTACTAAATCACCCATCAATTGGAGCGTTTCTGACACATTGTGGGTGGAACTCGACTTTAGAGAGTATAGCTAGTGGTGTTCCAATGATTTGTTGGCCCTTTTTTGCAGAACAACAAACGAATTGTTGGTATATTTGTAACAAATGGGGCATCGGATTGGAGATCTACAACAATGTGGATAGAAAACAGGTTATGAATCATGTTAAAACTTTAATGGTGGAGGAAAAAGGCAAGGAGATGAGAGAAATGGCCAGGATTTGGAAGAAAAAAGCCGAATCCTCGTCGTCTTGGTTGAATATAGACAGCTTGGTCAACCAAGTTCTGCTTCGCTCTTAA